From a single Aestuariibius sp. HNIBRBA575 genomic region:
- a CDS encoding flagellin yields MNTLTNELSTGKKSDIARAVGLDSGRLAHLDNRLTLLGAFELSGKELSNTLGAMQLSLGAVETARSDLTNKLITINSGSSQNTRDLASSNGQDAFEKVVSSMNVQFGGRSLFGGAQTNGPVLADASDMLADIQANIGALTSASDVITAVDDWFDSPTGGFASMGYLGGTGAQVEQKLGDGTEISSDFRANSDEVRNVLKGTVIAAIATNAGGATGSANEVALLKHASELLLSSGQEIVGMQALVGQSEQRIDENLVQYESEAAALSIARNNMVSTDPFETATALEQTQIQLETHYTLTARLSRLSLTEYLR; encoded by the coding sequence ATGAACACCCTGACAAATGAGCTGTCCACGGGCAAAAAGAGTGATATCGCCCGCGCCGTAGGATTGGACAGTGGTCGGTTGGCTCACCTCGACAATCGCCTGACGCTACTAGGTGCATTTGAACTTTCGGGGAAGGAACTTTCAAATACCCTAGGGGCAATGCAACTTTCATTGGGCGCAGTGGAAACCGCACGATCCGATCTGACCAATAAGCTGATAACAATCAATTCTGGCAGCTCCCAAAACACTCGCGACTTGGCCAGTAGCAATGGTCAGGATGCATTTGAAAAAGTGGTCAGTTCGATGAATGTTCAGTTTGGTGGCCGTTCTTTGTTTGGCGGTGCGCAAACGAATGGACCGGTATTGGCTGATGCATCAGATATGTTGGCTGATATCCAGGCGAATATCGGGGCTCTTACATCAGCATCAGACGTAATCACTGCAGTCGACGATTGGTTTGATTCTCCGACCGGTGGATTTGCTTCGATGGGATATCTTGGGGGAACCGGAGCCCAAGTTGAACAGAAATTGGGTGATGGTACCGAAATCTCAAGCGACTTTCGCGCAAATTCAGACGAGGTGCGAAATGTATTGAAGGGCACGGTAATTGCAGCAATTGCAACAAATGCGGGTGGCGCTACTGGCTCTGCAAATGAAGTCGCTTTGTTGAAGCATGCGAGCGAGCTTCTTCTTAGCAGTGGTCAAGAAATAGTCGGCATGCAGGCTCTTGTCGGGCAAAGCGAACAACGCATTGATGAAAACCTTGTTCAGTATGAAAGCGAAGCTGCAGCGCTGTCGATTGCGAGGAACAACATGGTTTCCACTGATCCATTCGAAACGGCGACTGCGCTTGAACAAACTCAGATTCAGCTCGAAACGCATTATACACTCACAGCAAGGTTATCGCGGCTTTCTCTCACGGAGTATTTGCGTTGA
- a CDS encoding flagellar basal body P-ring protein FlgI: MRTLIQALVFLLIGSQVFATPIRLKDLVEFDGVRTNELVGYGLVVGLNGSGDGLRNSPFTEEIMSNILERLGVNVTGEQFRPRNVAAVLVTAKLPPFARTGSPIDVSVSAIGDASSLLGGTLIMTPLNAADGEIYAVAQGAIIAGGASAEGDAARVVQGVPTSGMIPSGATVEREVDFDFSNLQEIRLALRTPDFTTAARIETAINSAFGRRVALMTDAGTVAVDIEATGMRSPSHALVRIENIAVEPERRARVVVDQRSGTIVIGEDVRISSVAVSQGNLTLRIEEAPLVAQPNPFSDGETVIVPRTRVGIEEEPGIGLAEVREGTSLSEVVAGLNALGVSPRDMIDILKTIKASGALHADFIVQ, from the coding sequence TTGAGAACATTAATTCAAGCATTGGTCTTTCTGCTAATCGGATCTCAAGTTTTTGCCACGCCAATCAGACTTAAAGATTTGGTGGAATTCGACGGCGTCCGAACCAATGAACTGGTAGGTTATGGATTGGTCGTTGGCTTGAATGGGTCAGGGGATGGCCTCCGAAATTCCCCTTTCACCGAAGAAATCATGTCGAATATTCTTGAACGTCTCGGTGTCAATGTGACCGGCGAACAATTCAGGCCGCGAAATGTTGCAGCAGTTCTTGTGACAGCAAAGCTACCTCCCTTTGCCCGGACGGGCAGTCCTATCGATGTGAGTGTTTCTGCAATTGGGGATGCCAGCAGTTTGTTAGGTGGAACGTTGATTATGACGCCCTTAAACGCCGCCGATGGAGAGATTTACGCCGTGGCACAAGGTGCAATCATCGCAGGGGGTGCGTCGGCAGAGGGGGATGCTGCGCGCGTAGTTCAAGGCGTTCCTACTTCTGGAATGATCCCTTCTGGAGCCACCGTGGAGAGGGAAGTTGACTTCGATTTCTCAAATTTACAAGAAATTCGACTCGCATTGCGTACACCAGATTTCACCACTGCGGCACGCATTGAAACTGCAATCAATTCAGCATTTGGACGACGTGTCGCGTTGATGACGGACGCCGGCACAGTGGCGGTCGACATTGAGGCAACGGGAATGCGTTCGCCGTCGCACGCTTTGGTACGGATTGAAAATATTGCAGTGGAGCCAGAGCGCCGTGCCCGGGTTGTTGTCGATCAACGTTCAGGGACAATCGTCATTGGTGAGGATGTCCGCATTAGCAGTGTGGCCGTTAGTCAGGGAAACTTAACCCTGCGGATCGAAGAAGCACCACTGGTCGCACAGCCGAACCCGTTTTCAGATGGAGAAACTGTAATTGTTCCCCGAACCCGTGTTGGAATCGAGGAAGAGCCTGGAATTGGGTTGGCTGAAGTACGTGAAGGCACTTCGCTTTCAGAAGTTGTTGCCGGCCTTAACGCCCTAGGGGTTTCACCAAGGGATATGATCGATATCCTTAAGACGATCAAGGCAAGTGGTGCGCTGCATGCGGATTTCATCGTTCAATAA
- a CDS encoding flagellar biosynthesis protein FlhB: MSEEDSDKQHEATQKKLDDARKKGDFPKSTDLNTAASYAGLLIALLAVGGSTVNAMGAALQSLIEGANALSIQAFSAGHFSQMGDLLSTLLMALLPLFIIPAVAVLGSLFTQKSIVFAPSKLEFKLSRISPLSNMKQKFGRSGLFEFFKSFVKLSIYSFILGYYLNDQLPRIMSSIGTSHRLVVVELANLVIGLLSIVLVVAVTIGIIDFLWQKAEHARKNMMSRKELTDEMKNSDGDPAMKQQRRQKAVEIAMNQMLADVPDADVIIVNPTHYAVALKWDRMSLGAPLCVAKGVDELAAKIREIGTDNAIPIFSDPPTARALFATVEVGEEILPDHYQAVAAAIRFAESMAGKSK; encoded by the coding sequence ATGAGTGAAGAGGACAGTGACAAGCAACACGAAGCCACCCAAAAGAAGCTCGATGACGCACGCAAAAAGGGTGATTTCCCTAAATCGACCGACTTAAATACCGCTGCTTCATATGCAGGCTTGTTAATTGCGTTGCTCGCCGTCGGGGGCAGCACGGTCAATGCCATGGGGGCCGCTCTGCAGTCTTTGATAGAAGGTGCAAACGCTCTATCAATTCAAGCATTCTCTGCCGGGCATTTTTCTCAAATGGGTGATCTGCTCTCCACGCTTTTGATGGCGCTCCTGCCGCTTTTTATCATTCCAGCTGTCGCAGTTTTAGGAAGCCTGTTTACCCAAAAATCAATTGTTTTTGCACCAAGCAAGCTTGAATTTAAGTTATCCCGGATATCACCCCTTTCGAATATGAAGCAAAAATTTGGAAGATCCGGCCTATTCGAATTCTTCAAGAGCTTTGTCAAACTTTCAATTTATTCCTTTATTCTAGGGTATTATCTCAATGACCAACTCCCTCGGATTATGTCTTCAATTGGCACGTCACACCGGCTGGTAGTTGTCGAACTTGCCAACTTGGTCATCGGACTTCTTTCCATTGTTTTGGTTGTTGCTGTCACGATCGGCATCATCGACTTTTTGTGGCAAAAAGCCGAACACGCGAGGAAAAACATGATGTCTCGCAAAGAGCTAACCGATGAAATGAAAAACTCAGACGGTGACCCGGCGATGAAGCAGCAACGTCGCCAAAAAGCTGTTGAAATTGCAATGAACCAAATGCTGGCTGACGTACCAGATGCAGACGTCATAATCGTCAACCCGACCCACTATGCCGTTGCATTAAAGTGGGATCGAATGAGCCTCGGGGCTCCACTTTGTGTCGCAAAAGGCGTGGATGAACTTGCCGCTAAAATTCGAGAAATCGGAACCGATAATGCGATTCCCATTTTTTCGGATCCACCGACGGCGCGGGCGTTGTTTGCCACCGTTGAGGTTGGAGAAGAAATATTACCTGATCACTATCAAGCAGTTGCCGCAGCGATCCGTTTTGCAGAAAGCATGGCAGGAAAATCAAAATGA
- a CDS encoding flagellar biosynthetic protein FliR, which yields MTFELLQFIEKYNDSAAGLFLVFLRVSGAMSLVPAFGDQMVPVRVKLVMAVMFTLVVYPAIAQTAYLPIDAGIGFIPIILSEIAVGLFFGLFLRMFILTLQMAGTMAAQSTSLSQIFGGSAGNDPQPAMAHLLVISGVALATLLGLHVHIANYLILTYGFVPAGEFPSSEIVAEIGISQITTAFASAFTLAAPFIIASLLYNVTLGIINRAMPQLMVAFVGAPAITAAGLALLMISSPLILSVWSATFLDFMSSPFGGTYE from the coding sequence ATGACGTTTGAATTGCTGCAATTCATCGAAAAATACAATGACAGCGCAGCTGGCCTGTTCCTGGTTTTTCTAAGAGTGTCTGGCGCTATGTCTCTAGTTCCTGCGTTCGGGGACCAAATGGTGCCTGTGCGGGTTAAGCTCGTAATGGCCGTTATGTTTACGTTGGTTGTATATCCTGCCATCGCCCAAACAGCTTACTTACCTATTGACGCTGGAATTGGATTCATCCCAATCATCCTTTCAGAGATTGCTGTAGGGCTCTTTTTCGGTTTGTTTTTGCGTATGTTTATTTTGACATTGCAAATGGCGGGCACAATGGCGGCGCAATCCACGTCGCTGTCGCAGATTTTTGGAGGAAGCGCCGGCAACGACCCCCAGCCCGCGATGGCGCATTTACTTGTTATTTCAGGTGTCGCACTCGCGACATTACTGGGGCTGCATGTTCATATCGCCAATTATTTGATCCTCACCTACGGATTTGTCCCTGCGGGAGAGTTTCCCTCCTCGGAAATTGTCGCAGAAATCGGCATTTCCCAAATCACAACAGCATTCGCGAGCGCCTTCACACTTGCCGCACCCTTTATCATCGCATCGTTGTTATACAACGTGACACTGGGCATAATTAACCGTGCCATGCCCCAATTAATGGTCGCTTTTGTGGGCGCCCCTGCGATTACCGCCGCTGGGCTCGCACTGCTCATGATTTCAAGTCCTTTAATCTTGTCCGTTTGGTCTGCGACTTTCTTAGATTTCATGTCTTCCCCATTTGGTGGCACCTATGAGTGA
- the flhA gene encoding flagellar biosynthesis protein FlhA, producing MNSFSLKNLFQPTILLSLALMAIIVMMILPMPAWVLDLGLAVSFSLAILIFTVTLFIERPLDFSSFPTVLLASLMLRLSLNVSSTKLIIGEGHTGTNAAGEVIEGFANFVMGGNVFLGLVVFCVLLIVNFIVINKGATRMAEVGARFALDGMPGKQLAIDSDMSAGAINHEEAKLRRETEQAETTFFGSLDGASKFVKGDAVAGLLITGLNLIVGLIIGVTMHDMAIGKAFETYSILTVGDGLVSQIPSVIISIASALLLARGGAKGATDLAMVSQLGRHPSALTTVGVLMALFALVPGLPFVPFIIGASVLFACAFLVRRKQLQEAALAQSTEVGEVQPQIHTSMGDVLDLDDIHVEFAPDLVEMVLDQGTGLDARIANMRNHVATEFGLLLPEIRLTDNSALSMGEYIIKIQGVEQARDVLRPDKLLALLSGPVDDSIAGEDVSEPVYGAPARWVSSGEQEATAIRGMTTVLPTEVLATHLLEVIKRNFRRLLTLKALRRLLDEMVNLSDASRAEANRKMLDELIPERVSIDVLLSVLRLLLEERVSIRNLGLIIEACAEARQIHTTSEGIAEHVRQRLGFQLVAELRRQDGTIPLIQLAPEWEDVFTTYQLNNDRGPADVALPPDDFNRLANAISAKLSLAAENGNFPAIVTSMRRRRFVRTVMSAKGISNPVLSFEEIGVDARPALVGMVPAA from the coding sequence ATGAATAGTTTTTCGCTGAAAAACCTGTTTCAGCCAACAATCCTTTTGTCCCTGGCTTTGATGGCCATCATCGTAATGATGATCCTCCCAATGCCAGCTTGGGTACTTGACCTTGGATTGGCAGTTTCGTTTTCACTTGCGATTTTGATATTTACCGTCACGCTATTCATCGAACGTCCGCTTGATTTTTCTTCGTTCCCGACGGTTTTGTTGGCATCCTTGATGCTGCGTTTGTCTTTGAATGTCTCGTCAACGAAACTCATCATTGGAGAAGGTCACACCGGCACAAACGCCGCCGGGGAAGTCATTGAAGGGTTTGCCAACTTCGTCATGGGGGGCAACGTCTTTCTAGGCCTTGTCGTTTTTTGCGTCCTGCTCATTGTAAACTTTATCGTCATTAACAAAGGCGCGACGCGTATGGCCGAAGTTGGGGCGCGCTTCGCCCTTGATGGCATGCCCGGAAAACAGCTCGCTATCGACAGCGATATGAGCGCTGGCGCAATCAATCATGAAGAAGCAAAGCTGCGTCGAGAAACCGAACAAGCCGAAACCACTTTTTTTGGCTCACTTGACGGTGCTTCCAAATTTGTAAAAGGCGACGCAGTCGCTGGCCTGCTTATCACGGGCTTGAATTTGATTGTTGGCTTAATCATCGGCGTGACGATGCATGATATGGCGATTGGAAAGGCATTTGAAACCTATTCCATTCTAACAGTTGGCGATGGGCTGGTCAGCCAAATCCCTTCCGTCATTATCTCGATTGCTTCGGCATTGCTTTTGGCCAGGGGCGGTGCAAAGGGCGCAACCGACCTCGCGATGGTATCTCAGCTCGGCCGCCACCCTTCTGCTCTTACTACAGTAGGGGTGTTGATGGCGCTCTTTGCACTGGTGCCTGGATTGCCGTTTGTGCCGTTCATTATCGGTGCAAGCGTGTTGTTTGCTTGCGCATTTTTAGTGCGTCGAAAACAGTTACAAGAAGCCGCATTGGCACAATCCACTGAAGTCGGCGAGGTTCAACCTCAGATTCACACGTCGATGGGCGACGTGCTTGACCTTGACGACATCCATGTCGAATTTGCTCCTGATTTGGTTGAAATGGTACTTGATCAAGGAACCGGGCTGGATGCGCGGATCGCCAATATGAGGAACCATGTAGCAACTGAATTCGGGTTGTTGCTACCTGAGATCCGATTGACCGACAATTCGGCGCTTTCAATGGGTGAATATATCATTAAAATTCAAGGCGTTGAGCAAGCCAGAGATGTGCTTAGACCAGACAAACTCCTTGCGCTACTTTCCGGCCCGGTCGACGACAGCATCGCAGGCGAAGATGTATCTGAACCGGTTTATGGCGCCCCAGCTCGTTGGGTTTCATCGGGCGAACAAGAGGCCACCGCCATTCGCGGCATGACAACGGTTCTGCCCACCGAAGTATTGGCAACGCATCTGCTTGAAGTCATCAAAAGAAACTTTCGGCGGCTTCTTACTCTCAAGGCGCTCAGGCGCTTGTTAGATGAAATGGTCAACCTCTCGGACGCGTCGCGTGCAGAAGCAAATCGGAAAATGCTGGATGAGTTGATCCCAGAACGTGTTTCGATTGATGTTTTGTTATCTGTCCTCAGATTGCTGCTCGAAGAGCGTGTCTCGATCCGTAACCTTGGCTTAATAATCGAGGCCTGTGCAGAGGCACGTCAAATCCACACCACTTCAGAAGGCATTGCAGAACACGTGCGTCAAAGGCTCGGCTTTCAGCTTGTTGCGGAACTTCGCCGCCAAGATGGGACTATTCCCTTGATCCAACTGGCGCCAGAATGGGAGGACGTGTTCACGACCTATCAACTCAACAACGATCGCGGGCCCGCTGATGTCGCGCTACCGCCTGATGACTTCAACAGACTTGCAAATGCCATTTCGGCAAAACTGTCTCTTGCCGCTGAAAACGGGAATTTCCCTGCAATTGTCACTTCAATGCGCAGGCGGCGATTTGTGCGAACGGTTATGTCCGCCAAGGGGATATCGAACCCCGTGCTTTCATTTGAAGAAATCGGTGTCGATGCGCGTCCCGCATTGGTGGGCATGGTTCCTGCTGCATGA
- the motA gene encoding flagellar motor stator protein MotA, translating into MVGLIGIAIIFIMVFGGYLLAGGKMGIILKTLPFEMIMIGGAAVGAFVIGNDVPAIKHTIKDVGKVFKGPKWAAEDYRDLLCLLYELIRVARSSPVALEEHIENPPESSIFGRYPKVSADSEAVALICDTLRSVSMNYDDPHQVEEVLEKRIEASLHHKMHSTHALQTIADGLPALGIVAAVLGVIKTMGSIDQPPEVLGKLIGGALVGTFLGVFLAYGLVGPFAVKVKTVIEEDSHFYQLIREVLVANLHQHATNICIEVGRQNTPGHFRPSFSDLEEALKSAKQEAA; encoded by the coding sequence ATGGTGGGTCTGATTGGCATCGCGATCATCTTTATCATGGTGTTTGGCGGATACCTTTTGGCGGGGGGCAAGATGGGAATTATCCTTAAAACCCTGCCATTTGAGATGATCATGATCGGGGGCGCTGCCGTTGGCGCATTTGTCATCGGCAATGATGTTCCTGCCATCAAACATACGATCAAAGATGTTGGGAAAGTTTTCAAAGGTCCCAAATGGGCTGCAGAAGATTATCGCGACCTGCTTTGCCTGTTATATGAGCTTATTCGGGTCGCTCGGTCGAGCCCTGTTGCGCTTGAAGAACACATTGAAAACCCACCTGAATCGAGCATTTTTGGACGTTATCCCAAAGTGTCTGCAGATTCAGAGGCGGTTGCTCTTATTTGTGACACTTTGCGTTCAGTTTCGATGAATTACGATGATCCTCATCAAGTGGAAGAGGTGCTCGAAAAACGCATCGAAGCAAGCCTGCATCACAAGATGCACTCGACTCATGCATTGCAAACCATCGCAGACGGGCTTCCCGCTCTTGGAATTGTTGCGGCGGTTTTGGGGGTGATTAAAACGATGGGTTCTATTGATCAACCACCCGAAGTTTTGGGAAAGTTGATCGGTGGCGCGCTCGTCGGAACGTTTCTGGGCGTGTTCCTCGCTTATGGCCTAGTTGGCCCTTTCGCCGTTAAAGTCAAAACCGTAATTGAAGAAGATTCGCATTTCTATCAACTCATTAGGGAAGTCCTGGTTGCCAATCTGCACCAACACGCCACGAATATCTGTATTGAGGTTGGTCGCCAGAATACTCCAGGGCATTTCCGGCCAAGCTTTTCAGATTTGGAAGAAGCCTTGAAATCAGCCAAGCAGGAAGCAGCATGA
- a CDS encoding MotE family protein, with protein MFIVTGLLMMSGMLRVGSEASQAYARDSVDLPEAVEVSDSETGICEGGENLEGLITAFQTREERIRQREGQLEDRLHALTLAEQEIDEKLAQLTAAEQSLRDTIALADSAAENDIDRLTSVYENMKPAEASLLFEEMAPNFAAGFLGRMRPDAAASIMAGLEPSTAYAISVIVAGRNANVPTE; from the coding sequence TTGTTTATCGTCACAGGGTTACTCATGATGTCAGGAATGTTGCGCGTCGGGTCCGAAGCGTCACAAGCGTACGCTCGCGACAGCGTAGATTTACCTGAAGCAGTTGAGGTGAGCGATTCGGAAACCGGGATCTGTGAAGGCGGAGAAAACCTGGAAGGGCTCATCACTGCGTTCCAAACACGGGAAGAACGCATTCGGCAACGTGAAGGTCAACTCGAAGATCGATTGCACGCTTTGACACTTGCTGAACAAGAGATCGACGAAAAACTTGCTCAGCTCACAGCCGCTGAACAGAGTCTGCGCGACACCATTGCCTTAGCCGATAGCGCTGCAGAAAACGACATCGACAGATTAACTAGTGTCTATGAGAACATGAAACCCGCTGAAGCGTCGTTATTGTTCGAAGAAATGGCACCCAATTTTGCCGCTGGTTTTCTTGGTCGAATGCGCCCAGACGCCGCCGCATCAATTATGGCCGGATTAGAACCATCCACCGCATATGCGATCAGCGTAATTGTTGCCGGCCGCAATGCAAATGTTCCTACGGAATAA
- the fliL gene encoding flagellar basal body-associated protein FliL, with the protein MSDEPEATEEEPKKASKLPLILGLVFAIVGGAGGFFAVQMGLIGGSDHVEVAEDHAEEPPLDPLTPMSFIELDPLMIAMPGLTGGSHLRFRASLEVPPEYADEVQGVAPRIIDVLNGYLRAVDVADLEDPAALYRLRSQMLRRVKIVTGDGRVSDLLIMEFVPI; encoded by the coding sequence ATGTCCGACGAACCCGAGGCCACAGAAGAAGAACCAAAAAAGGCGTCTAAACTACCGCTCATTCTTGGCTTGGTCTTTGCCATTGTCGGGGGTGCAGGTGGTTTTTTTGCTGTGCAAATGGGCCTAATCGGCGGCAGCGATCACGTGGAAGTTGCCGAAGATCATGCCGAAGAACCGCCTCTCGATCCCTTAACACCCATGAGCTTTATCGAGCTAGATCCATTGATGATTGCGATGCCAGGGTTGACTGGCGGATCACATTTGCGATTTCGCGCTAGTCTGGAGGTGCCTCCAGAATATGCGGACGAAGTTCAGGGCGTAGCACCGCGAATCATTGATGTGTTGAATGGCTATTTGCGGGCTGTAGATGTTGCCGATCTTGAAGATCCGGCCGCCCTTTATCGATTGCGTTCTCAAATGCTGAGACGCGTAAAAATCGTAACCGGAGATGGACGAGTTTCAGACTTGCTCATCATGGAATTTGTACCAATTTGA
- the fliF gene encoding flagellar basal-body MS-ring/collar protein FliF — translation MIVVLASIAVFAAVISLGRLGPSRDMSLLFGGLESKTAGEVVASLEAQGVIYEIRGEAIYVETSKRDSLRMTLAGEGLPANGGSGYELLDNLSGFGTTSQMFNAAYWRAKEGELARTILASPHVRSARVHISTPSSRSFQRDQKTTAAVTVATAGGNLSVSQARALRYLVASSVPGLAPDDVAVIDGEGGLIGASEEAGAGNSSSDRAQQIRDRVQRLLEARVGYGNAVVEVAVDTVTETESIVERRFDPDGRVAISTEVEERTNTAQDVGGGGVTVASNLPDGDGAGGDGNSSSQNSETRQRTNYEVSETQREIIKAPGAIRRLSVAVLINESVTTDEDGNEITEPRSEDEMTALRELVSSAVGFDEARGDVITLQSMSFEPIEPVGSEAGPIVSTSAPLDVMSLIKLGVISIVALILGLFVVRPILTSGATVLPEPLALPNDDSEAELGEASEPLEDVPLALPGAPMLGMADFGDPDMMMGGGDFMEENPVDRLREMIEERQDETMQILQNWMDDPADEVEKV, via the coding sequence TTGATCGTAGTTCTTGCATCCATTGCTGTATTTGCAGCAGTCATTTCACTTGGGCGATTAGGTCCAAGCCGTGACATGTCTTTGCTTTTTGGTGGCCTAGAATCAAAAACAGCGGGGGAAGTTGTTGCCTCGCTTGAGGCGCAAGGGGTGATCTATGAAATTCGCGGCGAAGCGATTTACGTAGAAACATCAAAACGTGATTCTTTGCGCATGACTTTGGCCGGAGAGGGATTACCGGCGAATGGTGGATCAGGTTACGAATTGCTGGATAATCTGTCTGGGTTTGGCACCACGTCCCAGATGTTTAATGCCGCTTATTGGCGCGCCAAAGAGGGGGAGTTGGCAAGAACGATTCTTGCGAGCCCACATGTTCGTTCTGCGCGTGTGCACATCTCAACGCCAAGTTCACGAAGCTTTCAGCGCGACCAAAAAACGACAGCCGCGGTAACGGTGGCGACCGCAGGTGGAAATCTGTCGGTCTCTCAGGCCAGAGCGCTCAGATATTTGGTGGCGTCTTCTGTTCCGGGACTGGCGCCTGATGATGTGGCGGTGATTGATGGCGAAGGTGGCTTAATCGGCGCTAGCGAAGAAGCAGGCGCAGGAAATTCGTCCAGTGATCGCGCGCAGCAAATTCGGGATCGCGTTCAAAGGCTGCTAGAGGCGCGCGTTGGCTATGGGAACGCTGTAGTTGAAGTTGCGGTTGATACGGTGACGGAAACCGAATCGATCGTCGAACGTCGGTTTGACCCAGATGGCCGCGTTGCCATTAGCACCGAAGTCGAAGAACGCACAAACACCGCCCAAGATGTCGGCGGCGGTGGGGTGACTGTCGCTTCAAATCTACCCGATGGTGATGGTGCGGGCGGGGACGGGAATTCGTCGAGCCAAAATTCAGAAACGCGCCAAAGAACGAACTATGAAGTGTCCGAAACTCAACGGGAAATTATCAAAGCACCGGGCGCAATCAGAAGGTTGAGCGTTGCGGTTCTCATAAACGAATCCGTCACGACAGATGAGGATGGAAACGAAATCACCGAGCCGCGTTCAGAGGATGAAATGACGGCACTGCGCGAATTGGTTTCCTCGGCGGTGGGATTTGATGAAGCCCGCGGAGACGTCATAACACTTCAGTCCATGAGCTTTGAGCCGATTGAGCCTGTAGGTTCTGAAGCAGGGCCAATTGTCTCAACCAGTGCACCTTTGGACGTCATGTCGCTGATAAAGCTGGGCGTCATTTCAATAGTTGCCCTGATTTTGGGCCTGTTTGTGGTGCGGCCAATTTTGACAAGTGGTGCGACGGTTTTGCCTGAACCTCTTGCGTTGCCGAACGATGATTCCGAAGCTGAATTGGGTGAGGCATCTGAACCGTTAGAAGACGTACCACTTGCTCTGCCGGGCGCCCCGATGCTGGGAATGGCCGACTTTGGCGACCCAGATATGATGATGGGTGGTGGCGATTTTATGGAAGAAAATCCAGTCGATCGCCTACGTGAGATGATCGAAGAACGGCAGGATGAAACTATGCAGATTTTGCAAAACTGGATGGATGATCCCGCCGACGAAGTAGAGAAGGTTTAA
- a CDS encoding FliM/FliN family flagellar motor switch protein: protein MNENDANPLRNVPIEISISVGRARPSIGELLDLGENAVLSLDRRIDDPVELFIGDKLIARGELQEAEGGEPGQLAVKLTEVASLKGELG, encoded by the coding sequence ATGAATGAAAATGATGCAAACCCGCTTCGAAATGTTCCTATTGAAATTTCTATATCTGTGGGGCGCGCGCGCCCATCGATTGGGGAACTACTGGATTTAGGTGAAAACGCTGTTCTTTCACTTGATCGTCGTATCGATGATCCAGTCGAATTGTTTATTGGTGACAAGTTAATTGCGCGAGGTGAATTGCAAGAGGCCGAAGGCGGTGAACCCGGTCAATTGGCGGTAAAACTAACTGAAGTTGCATCGCTGAAAGGCGAACTCGGCTAA
- the fliP gene encoding flagellar type III secretion system pore protein FliP (The bacterial flagellar biogenesis protein FliP forms a type III secretion system (T3SS)-type pore required for flagellar assembly.), with product MKHISLILVFLFALALPASAQDLSLSLGADSSTATRSVQLIALITVLSLAPGLLMMITCFPFVVTVLAILRQAIGLQQSPPNMLIVTLALFLTYFVMEPVFLTSWANGVAPLIAEAIDIEEAFVRAIEPFREFMSNRIDPGTFEALASLRGDVDPGMAIPESPLSVLVPSFLLSELERAFQIGFLIFLPFLIIDLVVAAVLMSMGMMMVPPAIVSLPFKLAFFVIADGWALIAQSLVRSYL from the coding sequence ATGAAGCACATAAGTCTAATTTTAGTCTTTTTGTTTGCTTTGGCGCTGCCAGCCTCAGCACAAGATCTGTCGCTTTCTTTAGGGGCAGATAGTTCAACGGCAACCCGATCCGTCCAACTCATTGCTTTAATCACAGTTCTGAGCTTAGCGCCCGGATTACTGATGATGATCACGTGTTTTCCTTTTGTTGTGACTGTTCTGGCCATTCTGCGCCAAGCGATTGGCCTGCAACAGTCACCTCCGAATATGTTGATTGTGACACTTGCCCTTTTTCTTACGTATTTTGTTATGGAACCCGTGTTTCTAACGTCTTGGGCGAATGGCGTGGCGCCGTTGATTGCAGAAGCCATCGATATAGAAGAGGCATTTGTCCGTGCGATAGAGCCATTTCGTGAGTTCATGAGCAATAGGATTGACCCTGGTACGTTTGAGGCGCTCGCGTCGTTGCGCGGCGATGTTGATCCCGGGATGGCAATTCCAGAATCTCCACTTTCCGTTTTGGTTCCTTCATTTTTATTAAGTGAACTTGAACGCGCATTTCAGATTGGCTTTCTGATATTCTTGCCTTTTTTGATCATCGATCTAGTGGTTGCGGCTGTTCTTATGTCGATGGGGATGATGATGGTTCCACCTGCAATTGTCTCATTGCCGTTCAAGTTGGCGTTCTTTGTGATTGCTGACGGATGGGCGTTGATCGCGCAGAGCCTCGTGCGTAGCTATTTATAG